Proteins from a single region of Candidatus Eremiobacterota bacterium:
- a CDS encoding peptidylprolyl isomerase, translated as MPGPHPRVRIGTTKGPIVVRLYPEWAPLTVANFLNLVDRGYYDNLRWFRIVPDFVVQTGDPHDDGEGDAGYMIPAEENPLEQRSGVISMGLNYTDPPDAHAIRDSAGTQFYITLSPQLHLNRDFTVFGEVESGFSTLGRLIELDRMTRVERLPDR; from the coding sequence CGCGTGCGCATCGGCACGACGAAGGGGCCGATCGTGGTGCGGCTCTATCCCGAATGGGCGCCGCTCACGGTCGCAAACTTCTTGAACCTCGTCGACCGCGGCTACTACGACAACCTGCGCTGGTTCCGCATCGTCCCGGACTTCGTCGTGCAGACCGGCGACCCGCACGACGACGGCGAGGGCGACGCCGGCTACATGATCCCGGCCGAAGAGAACCCGCTCGAGCAGCGCTCCGGCGTGATCTCGATGGGGCTGAACTACACCGATCCGCCGGACGCGCACGCGATCCGCGACTCCGCCGGAACGCAGTTCTACATCACGCTCTCGCCGCAGCTCCACCTGAACCGCGACTTCACCGTGTTCGGCGAGGTCGAGAGCGGCTTCTCGACGCTGGGCCGCCTGATCGAACTCGACCGCATGACGCGCGTCGAGCGCCTCCCCGACCGTTAG